The Mytilus edulis chromosome 12, xbMytEdul2.2, whole genome shotgun sequence genome contains a region encoding:
- the LOC139499093 gene encoding elongation factor 1-alpha translates to MGKEKIHINIVVIGHVDSGKSTSTGHLIYKCGGIDKRTIEKFEKEAAEMGKGSFKYAWVLDKLKAERERGITIDIALWKFETTKYYVTIIDAPGHRDFIKNMITGTSQADCAVLIVASGTGEFEAGISSNGQTREHALLAFTLGVKQMIVGVNKMDNTEPPYSESRFMEIQKEVSSYLKKIGYNPKCVAFVPISGWHGDNMIETSEKMGWYKGWAVERKEGNASGKTLFEALDSILPPSRPTDKALRLPLQDVYKIGGIGTVPVGRVETGIIKPGMVVTFAPANISTEVKSVEMHHESLPEALPGDNVGFNVKNVSVKEIRRGMVCGDSKNDPPKGAKSFIAQVIILNHPGEIKNGYAPVLDCHTAHIACKFVEIKEKIDRRSGKKLEEFPKFIKSGDAGIVDMTPSKPMCVESFQTYAPLGRFAVRDMRQTVAVGVIKEVTKAEPASGKVTKSAAKAGGKK, encoded by the exons ATGGGGAAGGAAAAGATTCATATCAACATTGTCGTCATTGGTCACGTCGACTCTGGAAAGTCAACATCAACTGGCCATTTGATTTACAAATGTGGTGGAATCGACAAAAGAACCATTGAAAAATTCGAGAAGGAAGCAGCTGAG atgGGAAAAGGCTCCTTCAAGTATGCCTGGGTTTTGGACAAACTGAAGGCTGAGCGTGAACGTGGTATTACCATTGACATTGCTTTGTGGAAGTTTGAGACCACCAAATACTATGTTACCATTATTGATGCCCCAGGACATAGAGATTTCATCAAGAACATGATCACTG GTACATCTCAAGCTGATTGTGCTGTGTTGATTGTTGCATCTGGTACCGGTGAATTTGAAGCTGGTATCTCATCCAATGGTCAGACCAGAGAACACGCCCTATTGGCTTTCACTCTTGGTGTCAAACAGATGATTGTCGGAGTCAACAAGATGGACAACACTGAACCACCATACAGTGAA tcCCGATTCATGGAAATCCAGAAGGAAGTCAGCAGTTACTTGAAGAAAATTGGATATAATCCAAAATGTGTAGCTTTTGTCCCAATTTCTGGATGGCACGGAGACAACATGATTGAGACATCTGAAAAGATGGGTTGGTACAAGGGATGGGCTGTTGAAAGGAAAGAAGGAAATGCCAGTGGCAAGACCTTATTCGAGGCTCTCGATTCTATCCTCCCACCATCAAGACCTACAGACAAAGCTCTCCGTCTCCCACTCCAGGATGTTTACAAAATTGGAG GTATTGGAACAGTGCCAGTAGGTAGAGTAGAAACTGGAATCATCAAACCAGGTATGGTTGTTACCTTTGCTCCAGCCAACATCAGTACTGAAGTAAAGTCCGTAGAAATGCACCACGAGTCTCTCCCAGAAGCTTTACCAGGAGACAATGTTGGTTTCAACGTAAAGAACGTCTCTGTCAAGGAAATTCGTAGAGGAATGGTGTGTGGTGACAGCAAAAATGACCCACCCAAGGGAGCCAAAAGTTTTATTGCACAG GTCATCATCTTGAACCACCCTGGAGAAATTAAGAATGGATATGCGCCAGTCTTGGATTGTCATACAGCTCATATTGCCTGTAAATTTGTTGAAATCAAAGAAAAGATCGACAGAAGAAGTGGAAAGAAACTTGAAGAATTCCCAAAATTCATCAAATCTGGGGATGCTGGTATCGTTGACATGACACCATCAAAGCCTATGTGTGTTGAATCCTTCCAAACATATGCCCCATTAGGACGTTTTGCTGTCCGAGACATGAGACAGACAGTCGCCGTAGGAGTCATCAAAGAAGTTACAAAGGCAGAGCCTGCCAGTGGCAAGGTTACCAAATCTGCAGCAAAGGCCGGTGGCAAGAAATGA
- the LOC139499098 gene encoding mitochondrial inner membrane protein Mpv17-like isoform X2: MAQILKLYMRAVEKHPLRTSACTTGTLMATGDCICQLVIERTHNYDFRRTGRFLGFGLFIGGPIFRVWYKTIDKVFRGTKYAPVKMVIADQGLFAPVFLPFFLGTMGFLRGETVDEFKNQVKKDFIPVMKANYKVWPAVQICNFMFVPLQHRVLAVNVVSIFWNTYLAWFAETKNKDNLNLIEQELILHEAVHESHDTHTTKSTSPTTVTESVAS; this comes from the exons ATGGCACAGATTTTGAAATTGTACATGCGTGCTGTTGAGAAACATCCTTTACGAACAAGTGCATGTACAACAG GAACGTTAATGGCCACAGGAGATTGTATATGTCAGTTAGTTATAGAAAGGACACACAATTATGATTTCCGTCGAACAGGCAGATTTCTAGGATTTGGTCTATTTATAGGT GGTCCAATTTTTAGAGTATGGTATAAAACTATAGATAAAGTATTTAGAGGTACAAAATATGCTCCAGTGAAAATGGTTATAGCTGATCAG GGATTGTTCGCTCCGGTGTTCTTGCCATTTTTTCTTGGAACTATGGGATTTTTGAGAGGGGAAACAGTGGATGAGTTCAAAAATCAAGTTAAAAAG gaTTTTATACCAGTAATGAAAGCAAATTATAAG GTGTGGCCAGCAGTCCAGATTTGTAACTTTATGTTTGTGCCTTTACAACACAG agttTTAGCAGTGAATGTAGTATCAATATTTTGGAATACTTATTTAGCATGGTTTGCAGAAACCAAAAATAAAgacaatttaaatttgattgaacaAGAACTTATACTACATGAAGCAGTTCACGAATCGCACGACACGCACACAACCAAGTCCACGTCGCCAACAACTGTAACTGAAAGTGTTGCAAGCTGA
- the LOC139499098 gene encoding mitochondrial inner membrane protein Mpv17-like isoform X1 has translation MNYLRLLNHTYLNHGRINGNFPLILKRREFSVFVMALALRIYSHAYFRHPMSTCAVSTGTLMATGDCICQLVIERTHNYDFRRTGRFLGFGLFIGGPIFRVWYKTIDKVFRGTKYAPVKMVIADQGLFAPVFLPFFLGTMGFLRGETVDEFKNQVKKDFIPVMKANYKVWPAVQICNFMFVPLQHRVLAVNVVSIFWNTYLAWFAETKNKDNLNLIEQELILHEAVHESHDTHTTKSTSPTTVTESVAS, from the exons atgaattatttACGGTTGCTGAATCACACGTATTTAAACCATGGCAGAATAAATGGAAATTTTCCACTGATTTTAAAAAGGAGAGAATTTAGTGTATTTGTGATGGCTTTAGCTTTGAGAATTTATTCACATGCCTACTTTCGACATCCCATGTCAACATGTGCTGTTTCTACag GAACGTTAATGGCCACAGGAGATTGTATATGTCAGTTAGTTATAGAAAGGACACACAATTATGATTTCCGTCGAACAGGCAGATTTCTAGGATTTGGTCTATTTATAGGT GGTCCAATTTTTAGAGTATGGTATAAAACTATAGATAAAGTATTTAGAGGTACAAAATATGCTCCAGTGAAAATGGTTATAGCTGATCAG GGATTGTTCGCTCCGGTGTTCTTGCCATTTTTTCTTGGAACTATGGGATTTTTGAGAGGGGAAACAGTGGATGAGTTCAAAAATCAAGTTAAAAAG gaTTTTATACCAGTAATGAAAGCAAATTATAAG GTGTGGCCAGCAGTCCAGATTTGTAACTTTATGTTTGTGCCTTTACAACACAG agttTTAGCAGTGAATGTAGTATCAATATTTTGGAATACTTATTTAGCATGGTTTGCAGAAACCAAAAATAAAgacaatttaaatttgattgaacaAGAACTTATACTACATGAAGCAGTTCACGAATCGCACGACACGCACACAACCAAGTCCACGTCGCCAACAACTGTAACTGAAAGTGTTGCAAGCTGA